One window of the Trachemys scripta elegans isolate TJP31775 chromosome 13, CAS_Tse_1.0, whole genome shotgun sequence genome contains the following:
- the CEBPA gene encoding CCAAT/enhancer-binding protein alpha, with protein MEQANFYEVDSRPPMSSSSSHLSTPQPGSAYSYREAPSAATPAAGGAELSDICENENSIDISAYIDPAAFNDEFLADLFQHSKQQEKAKAILAGDFDFHSMHGASAAALGQGHQPPQQHHPQQLFGCMAGYTDSKLDPLYERIAAPGLRPLVIKQEPREEAEGKQAALASLYPHLPQQQHPSHLQYQIAHCAQTTMHLQPGHPTPPPTPVPSPHHPHHPSSLPAATGALKLLPADHRGKTKKSVDKSSSEYRVRRERNNIAVRKSRDKAKQRNAETQQKVMELTNDNDRLRKRVEQLTRELETLRGIFRQLPESSLVKAMGNCA; from the coding sequence ATGGAGCAAGCCAACTTCTACGAGGTCGATTCCCGGCCGCcgatgagcagcagcagcagccacctctCGACTCCGCAGCCCGGCAGCGCCTACAGCTACAGAGAGGCTCCCTCGGCGGCTACACCTGCTGCGGGAGGCGCGGAGCTGAGCGACATCTGCGAGAACGAGAACTCCATCGACATCAGCGCCTACATCGACCCGGCCGCCTTCAACGACGAGTTCCTGGCCGACCTCTtccagcacagcaagcagcaggAGAAAGCCAAGGCCATCCTGGCCGGAGATTTCGACTTCCACAGCATGCACGGGGCCAGCGCCGccgccttggggcaggggcaccaGCCGCcgcagcagcaccacccccagcagctcttcGGCTGCATGGCCGGCTACACGGACAGCAAGCTGGACCCCCTGTACGAGCGCATCGCTGCCCCCGGCTTGCGGCCCCTGGTGATTAAACAGGAGCCGCGGGAGGAAGCGGAGGGCAAGCAGGCGGCTCTGGCTTCCCTCTACCCgcacctcccccagcagcagcacccgTCCCATCTCCAGTACCAGATCGCCCACTGCGCGCAGACCACCATGCACCTCCAACCGGGGCACCCCACGCCGCCGCCCACCCCGGTGCCCAGCCCGCACCACCCGCACCACCCGAGCAGCCTGCCCGCCGCCACCGGCGCCCTCAAGCTGTTGCCCGCGGATCATCGGGGCAAGACGAAAAAGTCCGTGGACAAGAGCAGCAGCGAGTACCGGGTGCGCCGGGAGCGCAACAACATCGCGGTGCGCAAGAGCCGGGACAAGGCCAAGCAGCGCAACGCGGAGACTCAGCAGAAGGTGATGGAGCTCACCAATGACAATGACCGGCTGCGCAAGCGGGTGGAGCAGCTTACCAGGGAGCTGGAGACACTCAGGGGCATCTTCAGACAGCTGCCGGAGAGCTCCTTGGTCAAGGCCATGGGCAACTGCGCGtga